One genomic window of Halovivax cerinus includes the following:
- a CDS encoding MogA/MoaB family molybdenum cofactor biosynthesis protein — protein MDGDETDELAADTEAEDVLADAERDASGVNRREGHADDGRSIGIGVVSIVEGDSADADAPEATLVETVNATGNEIIIRERIAGDFDTVQATVSRLADRDDVDAVFAVGGVGIGPDDATVRAVRQLLDTEMVAFETLVTTRAAAEIGEAVLTIRPLAGVIDCVPVFCVPADAELVDLVLTDVICPQLARVVDLARPSDSTEAEPEANT, from the coding sequence ATGGACGGAGATGAGACGGACGAACTGGCCGCCGATACCGAAGCGGAGGATGTACTCGCCGACGCCGAGCGGGACGCATCCGGGGTAAATCGGCGGGAGGGTCACGCGGACGACGGTCGGTCGATCGGTATCGGGGTGGTTTCCATCGTGGAAGGAGACTCGGCGGACGCCGACGCCCCGGAGGCCACACTGGTCGAGACCGTGAACGCAACAGGGAACGAAATCATCATCAGAGAACGGATCGCAGGCGATTTCGACACCGTCCAGGCCACGGTGTCGCGGCTCGCGGATCGCGACGACGTCGACGCCGTCTTCGCCGTCGGCGGCGTCGGCATCGGTCCCGACGACGCCACCGTCCGCGCGGTTCGCCAGCTACTCGATACCGAGATGGTCGCGTTCGAGACACTCGTTACCACCCGTGCGGCGGCGGAGATCGGCGAGGCCGTTCTCACGATCCGCCCGCTCGCCGGCGTCATCGATTGCGTACCGGTGTTCTGCGTGCCCGCCGATGCGGAACTGGTCGACCTGGTACTGACGGACGTGATCTGTCCACAGCTGGCGCGCGTCGTCGACCTCGCACGGCCGTCGGACTCGACCGAAGCCGAGCCCGAGGCCAACACCTAA
- a CDS encoding transcriptional regulator has translation MDLDTLVHQPTRLQLFTYLYANGETTFPTLVDALDLTEGNLASHIDRMEDADCVRVEKQFVDRKPQTTYELTDRGERLFEDHVAALESLIDSIDGDDSVRGDGSDSSHG, from the coding sequence ATGGACCTCGACACCCTCGTCCACCAGCCGACCCGCCTGCAACTATTCACCTACCTCTACGCGAACGGCGAGACGACGTTTCCGACCCTCGTGGACGCGCTCGATCTCACCGAGGGCAATCTCGCCAGTCACATCGACCGGATGGAGGACGCAGACTGCGTGCGGGTCGAAAAGCAGTTCGTCGATCGAAAACCGCAGACGACCTACGAACTCACCGATCGTGGCGAACGCCTGTTCGAAGATCACGTCGCCGCGCTCGAATCGCTGATCGACAGTATCGACGGTGATGATTCGGTCCGAGGCGACGGGTCGGATTCCTCCCACGGCTGA